A single window of Plasmodium malariae genome assembly, chromosome: 8 DNA harbors:
- the PmUG01_08055100 gene encoding Plasmodium exported protein, unknown function yields the protein MEQKNKLFFTIIIATFMFSSWNAFNISLDESYKLRKKLDLRTYRLLAKYIENRDSNNVFLKEKTPYNEKYEKKDPFDNDQLSRRNIYQIKSISNNAKVYGPAKKYKFSVCKRRDSYIGKRILDHIYYKNNVRYATNNDIKFLKRCKKNKIYLLYALYILYVPLLMVNIASINFEKWPIEYIYPAGWELPVIILSYILPTLFLLTVIYICSKIEKYDKLLYIKSKMNNRKYYPYPKIGF from the exons atggaacaaaaaaataagttattcTTTACTATTATAATTGCTACGTTTATGTTTTCAAGTTGG aatgcATTTAACATATCTTTGGATGAAAGTTACAAACTTCGTAAAAAATTAGATTTAAGAACATATAGATTACTAGCAAAATACATAGAGAATAGGGATTCAAATAATGTATTCCTAAAAGAAAAGACGccatataatgaaaaatacgaaaaaaaagatcCTTTTGACAATGATCAATTATcaagaagaaatatatatcaaattaaaagtatatcAAATAATGCAAAAGTGTATGGACCAgctaagaaatataaattttctgtATGCAAAAGAAGAGATTCATATATTGGAAAAAGAATACTagatcatatatattacaaaaataatgttaGATATGCtacaaataatgatattaaatttttaaaaaggtgcaaaaaaaacaaaatttatttgttatatgctttatatatcttatatgTACCATTACTAATGGTAAATATTGCTTCAATAAATTTTGAGAAATGGCccattgaatatatatatccagCAGGCTGGGAGTTACCAGTAATTATACTAAGCTATATATTACCcacattatttttactaacgGTTATTTATATCTGCAGTAAGATTGAAAAGTATGATAAATtgttatacataaaaagcaaaatgaataataggAAGTATTATCCTTACCCTAAAATAGGTTTTTAA
- the PmUG01_08055000 gene encoding uncharacterized protein — protein MKNLKRFLRRLRKNLNTRTNNNGEIGFINNLSDVMYVINLNNLRNSACWFNYDFNFKTYNEVKHLHDYFKNYCFMKSKINAVNHEEKVYLPINY, from the exons atgaaaaatttaaaaagatttttaaGAAG ATTGaggaaaaatttaaatactcGTACGAATAATAATGGTGAGATtggttttattaataatctTTCTGATGTAATGTATGTTatcaatttaaataatttaaggaATTCAGCATGTTGGTTTAATtatgattttaattttaaaacctATAACGAAGTGAAACATTTACATGattattttaagaattactgttttatgaaaagtaaaataaatgctGTAAATCATGAGGAGAAAGTGTATTTGCCAATAAATTATTGA